From Drosophila yakuba strain Tai18E2 chromosome 2L, Prin_Dyak_Tai18E2_2.1, whole genome shotgun sequence, one genomic window encodes:
- the LOC6528415 gene encoding uncharacterized protein LOC6528415 has product MRLFALYLALIYLFQYEVCAISNEIKSELRTWFGNLKHTQNAVTLNTIKKLCVVEVIRGSKHRINVGNIDILNKNTLENFIKMPSIKMPNITVVIVEDELSNKAKARTANRYKEREMEKLIVKFKECIIRKLKVLS; this is encoded by the exons ATGCGACTTTTTGCACTTTACCTTG CTTTAATCTACCTGTTTCAATATGAAGTCTGTGCAATATCGAATGAAATCAAATCTGAACTGCGAACCTGGTTTGGAAATTTAAAGCACACGCAAAATGCTGTAACGCTTAACACTATAAAAAAGCTTTGCGTTGTGGAAGTGATACGAGGCAGCAAACATCGGATAAATGTGGGAAATATTGACATATTGAATAAGAATACTTTGGAAAACTTCATAAAGATGCCGAGCATCAAAATGCCGAACATTACAGTTGTCATCGTGGAAGATGAGTTGTCTAACAAGGCAAAGGCAAGAACGGCGAATCGGTATAAAGAacgggaaatggaaaaactaaTTGTAAAATTTAAGGAGTGTATAATTAGAAAACTAAAGGTACTATCTTAG